The genomic DNA CAGGAGTCAGAAAATGAACGTTCGGAACAAAGTGCTGCCTGCGCTGATCTTCACTGCCCTTCTTTTCGTCTTCAACAGTGTGGCCGCCGAGGAAGCGTCGCAGTTCAGCCTCGAGCTCGAGCTGGGGCCAGCATGGCAGAGCAAAAACACTGTCCAGATTCCCAACACCGATGCCGGCACCCGGTTTTCGCTCGAAGATTTGGTGGGATCGGGGCCCTGGGCGGCAGGCCGTCTGTATTTCACCTGGAATATCAACCGGCGGCACAGCCTCCGCGTTTTGGCAGCGCCGTTGTCCTACACCGAATCCGGGATCTTCGACGAGAGGGTGGAATTCGCTGGCGAGAGCTATGAAGCCGTGCTTCCGGTAGAAGCGACCTACCAGTTCAACTCGTGGCGGGTGGGTTATCGCTACCAGTTCAAGGACGGCGAGAGATGGGATCTATGGGTGGGTTTCACGGCCAAAATCCGGGACGCCAAAATCGCCCTCTCGCAGGGCGGCACGTCGAGCGAGGATACCGACGTCGGCTTCGTACCGCTCCTGTCGTTCGCCGCAAACTATCGCTTTGCCGACCGCTGGTACCTCGTATTCGATTTTGAAGGACTCGCCGGAGGACCGGGCCGGGCGATCGATACAGCGCTCAAGGTCGGTTATGACATCGACGATCGGTGGGGGATCACGGCTGGCTACCGAACGGTCGAGGGCGGCGCCGACATCGAGGATGTCTATAACTTCGCGTGGTTCCAGTACGCGGTCGTGTCAGGGATCTTCCGGTTTTGACCGGCTGATCGACCCTCGGACGGACTATTTGTGAGTGTCTCGAGGAGGCTCCATGGAAACGGCAACTCGAAAAACCACAGGGTGGATCGTTTCGACTTTGGCTGTTCTCTGGTTGATTCCGGGGGCAGCTGTGGCAACTGAAGAGCCTGACTACGAGGTTGTAGCCAGCCATGGTGACTTCGAGGTACGCCGCTATGAGGCGATGATTCTCGCTGAAACATGGGTCGAGTCGGAATTCGAGAAAGCCGGCAATGAAGCCTTCCGGCGCCTCTTCGCATACATCTCCGGCGACAATACCGCCCGGTCAAAAATCCCCATGACAGCCCCGGTAGTCCAGGAGTCGTCATCGGAAAAGATCGCCATGACCGCTCCGGTGCTGCAGGAGGATCACGATCCCGGGTGGAGCGTCGCGTTCGTGGTGCCGGCGAAATACTCGTGGGAGACCGCCCCCCAGCCGATTGACCCCAGTGTTTCTCTCCGTCTTGTCCCGGCGCGAACGGTTGCTGCAGTGCGCTTCTCGGGGACCTGGGACGAGGGGAGTTTCACCAAGCGCGAGATCGAACTCAGGGCGCAGCTGGCGGAGCATGGTCTGAAGACCATCGGTGAGGCGGTTTACGCGCGCTACAACCCGCCCTTCACTCCGTGGTTCATGCGTCGCAACGAGGTGATGATTCCGGTGGTCGAAACGGACAACTGACCGGGCCTCGTGCGCCGGATCCCCGTTCACCTCGACAGCTGTCAGACCCACACTGCACGCCGCACCTACGAAGTGCCGGGTGTTGGCTCGCCGTCCAGGGTGCCTGTGCATGGCACCGACACCAGTGTGCGGACGGCGTCGACCTGCTCGCCATTGCCATAGACCAGCAGCACGTCTCCCGCCTTCAGCTCGAGGTCAGGTGACGGGTTCGGCTGCAGCGAGCCGTCTCGCTCGAGCGCGACCACGGTGGCGCCGGTGCATTCTCGTACGGCGAGGCGGCGAAGCGACCAGTTTTCGGCGTGGCACCCCATATCGACAACGATGCGGCCGAGTTCGGCCGCTTCGCGAAGCGCCTCCAGGATCGGCACGGCGGCGTCGGGCTGCGTTCCGCGCAATGCCCCGTAATGCTCGGCGCGCAGGGCATTCCTCTCTTTGGAGATCATAGCAACCGAGGCGCCGTAGAGCCGGAGCGCGCGCAATGTGAGCTCGATCGAGGTTTCGAAATCCTCGGGGATGACCTGATCAGCGCCGAGCTCTTCGAGCGGTTCGACCTCTCGCACGTAACGCGTGCGGGCGAGGATCGTGACCTCCGGAGACAGGCGCCGTGTGGCCGCCACGACCTGTCGTGTTGCGGCCGCATCGGGCACCGCGACAATGACCGTGCGCGCCCGGCCAACACCGGCGGCTTCGAGTACCGGGTCTCGGGTCGCATCGCCGAAAACACCGCGGCCGCCGCCGTCAGCGACTTCGCGAATAGCCGCCGGATTGAGATCGACAACCACGTGCGAAATCTCGAGGCGGCGAGACCGCTATGCCTCAGGCACTCTCCAGTTTTGCCTGAGATTTCACCGACCTTCCCAGAGAGGGGGAAGTACCGCCTGACGTTCCTGTAAACATGATGTGTTTATAAAGTGTAAAAAAATTTTATTATTGACAAAAATTTTTAATCGCATTAAATTAGCGATATGAGTTCAGCCACTACCGATGCCGCGCGCACGAAACGGGAAGCCCGCAACGAACGCCGCAGGGAACAGACGCGTACCGAGATCTTGGATGCGGCCCGCGACATCGTCCTGCGGAACGGCCTGTCGAAATTCAGGCTCGACGAGGTTGCGGAGGAGCTCGCCCTGACGAAACCGGCGATCTATTACTACTTCGACAGCAAGGAGGCGCTCCTTTTCGAGCTTCTGCTCCGTGAGTGGGTGGAGGCCGCCACCGAGGTGGAGGAGGCGGTCGAGGAAACAGAAAATGGAGTCGATGCGGTAGAGCAGCTGATGCGAACTGTGTTTGATCGTTACCGTGACCGCCTCGAGCTCTTCGTGCTTTTTTTCAAGATGGGCCCTGGCGGAGATTTCGAGGGAGTCATCGGCCCCGAGGAACTCGAGCGCATTCGCCCGATCAACGACATGCTGTACGGGGGCGCCGAAAAACGCCTGCGTGCCGATCAGCGGTCCGGAGATTTTCCCGGGAAGCGGGATCCGCGTCGATTTGCCTTTACCGCTCACATGGCGGTTATCGGGCTGCTCAACATGAAGGCGATCGCGGCATCCGCCGACGATCCGTTGATTCACGGAGACGACGAACTGATCGATGACCTCTGCACCACGTTTCGTGATGCAACACTCCAAGGAGGCGAGAGATGACCTTTGACAACCCGGTGTTCGTTACATATGTGATTGCAGCGTCCCTCATGGTGCTCAAGGTGATGGGCCAAGGGTGGATGACGGTGGTGCGGATGATGAAGGTCGGGGGTGGTTTCCTCAACCCCGAAGATGAATCCAAGGGTTGGACGAACCCCAAACCCCGGCCCGGCCAGCTCGATCCTGACGACTACGTGGAGCGTTCCCGCCGGATGCACCGCAACGACCTCGAGAACATTCCGATATTCCTGATCGCGGGGCTCCTGTTCGTCCTGACCGAGCCCGTGTTGTGGGTCGCGCAACTGTTGTTTTTCGGTTTCGTGGCCGCGCGGTTGCTGCATTTCTGGGCCTATCTCACCGCAAAGCCCCACGAGGTACGCGCCACTTTCTTCACTATCGGTTCACTCATCGTCATCGGTATGGCGGTGTTCACGCTCGCTTACGCAATCATCTGAGGAGGCAACATGATGATCACCAATTCCGAGACCAACACCAGCATCGCCGAGATTGCCGACGGCATCTATCGCATCAGCACACCGGTGCCGCCGAATCCGGCATTGCCGGGTGGGTTCACCTTCAATCAGTTCCTGATTGTCGACGAGGAGCCGCTCCTGTTCCACACCGGTCCCCGCAAGATGTTCCCCGTGGTCCGCGAGGCCATCGAGGCGGTGATTCCGGTGAGCAATCTGCACTATCTGGGGATTTCACACTTCGAGGCCGACGAATGCGGCGCCATCAACGAGCTTCTCGAGGTGGCACCCCGGGCCGTGCCGCTCTGCGGTGCGGTGGCCAAGATGGTGTCGGTGGACGATGTTGCAGACCGTGAGGCGCACGGCCTCGGCGATGGTGAAAGGCTTTCTCTCGGAACGCACTCCGTGTGTTGGATCGACACACCCCACCTGCCGCACGGTTGGGATTGTGGCTACCTGTTCGAGAGAAAGACATCCACGCTGTTTTGTGGTGATCTCTTCACCCAGCCCGGCGCCGAGCACCCGCCGCTGACCGAGGGCGATATCCTGGGACCGAGCGAAGCCATGCGGGATGCGATGGACTATTACGCCCACACCCGGAACACCAAAGAGCTCATCGCCAAGCTCGCCGCCAACGAGCCGACCACTTTGGCCTGCATGCACGGCTCCTCCTGGAACGGCAACGGCAGCAAGCTCCTCGAAGAACTGGCTGCTGCTCTCGATTGAGGTTGCGGTGCGTTCCGCACGGCGGTCTCGCCAAGCTGTTCAAATCACGTGGGCCGCGAGGTCCGTCACCGACGTATGGGTGAGAACGGCCGAGAGAATCCGTAGCTGGCGCAGAGCCAACCCATGGCGATTTCGCCGATGCTGTTGAAAATCAGAGGTCCCATCACCAGACGCCAGTGCGAAGAGTTCCCTAAATCAGGTGTCCGGAGAAATACCAGCCGATGCCCGTCGGAACCTCCCGCGCGGACACGCCTTCTCGGTTATGCTTTCGATCGTGACGGCATGAGCCGGAGGAGACGTGACCTCGAGCCTGACAGAGGATCTCTACGCCAAGCTGGTCAACGAGGAGGACGCTCGCGTCTGCCGCGAGATCTCTGAAGACGCGTGCCGCGAGGTCCCACGGAATTTCTTTCTACTCATCGGCAGCTATCTTTTGACAAAGCTCGGGGATTCGATCGCCAATCCCAAGACGACGCTCACCTGGATGATGGATGCGATTGGTGCCCCGGTGGCGCTCACCGGTCTGCTGGTGCCGGTGCGCGAGTCCGGTTCGCTGATACCGCAGCTCGTGATTGCCGCCTTCGTGCGCCGGCAGCCGGTGCGAAAGTGGGTGTGGGTGGTCGGCAGCCTGTTGCAGGCGGCCGCTGTCTTGACCATGGGCGTGATCGCCTGGTTTCTGACCGGAGTCGTGGCCGGCGCTGCGGTGATCGCCTGCCTGGTAGTCTTCAGCCTCGCACGCGGCCTGTCCTCGGTGGCCGCCAAGGACGTGCTCGGCAAGACCATTCCGAAGACGCGGCGAGGCCGGGTCAACGGTTTCAGTGCGAGTGTCGCAGGCATCGCGACACTCGGTATCGGCAGTGCCCTGGTCGTGGTCGGTGCGGACGACGGTGCACCTCTGACATTCCTCGTATTGCTCGCCGGCGCGGCCTCGTTGTGGGTCGTGGCCGCCGCGCTCTACTCGCGGATTGTCGAGGGGCCGGGAGAAACCGAAGGGGGCGGTAACGCGCTGGCCGAGGCGGTGGGCAAGCTCGCGATACTGCGCGACGACCGTCCCTTTCGGACCTTCGTAATCGCACGCGCCCTGCTCCTGTGCTCCGCGCTGTCGGCGCCGTACTACGTCATCCTCGCGCGCGGCCATGATTCGGGTGTCACCGGCCAACTCGGCTTCTTCATCATTGCCGGGGGTCTCGCCTCGAGCGTGAGTGCGCCATTCTGGGGCCGCCTGGCCGACTG from Acidobacteriota bacterium includes the following:
- a CDS encoding heme-binding protein; this encodes METATRKTTGWIVSTLAVLWLIPGAAVATEEPDYEVVASHGDFEVRRYEAMILAETWVESEFEKAGNEAFRRLFAYISGDNTARSKIPMTAPVVQESSSEKIAMTAPVLQEDHDPGWSVAFVVPAKYSWETAPQPIDPSVSLRLVPARTVAAVRFSGTWDEGSFTKREIELRAQLAEHGLKTIGEAVYARYNPPFTPWFMRRNEVMIPVVETDN
- a CDS encoding NAD-binding protein, whose amino-acid sequence is MVVDLNPAAIREVADGGGRGVFGDATRDPVLEAAGVGRARTVIVAVPDAAATRQVVAATRRLSPEVTILARTRYVREVEPLEELGADQVIPEDFETSIELTLRALRLYGASVAMISKERNALRAEHYGALRGTQPDAAVPILEALREAAELGRIVVDMGCHAENWSLRRLAVRECTGATVVALERDGSLQPNPSPDLELKAGDVLLVYGNGEQVDAVRTLVSVPCTGTLDGEPTPGTS
- a CDS encoding TetR/AcrR family transcriptional regulator is translated as MSSATTDAARTKREARNERRREQTRTEILDAARDIVLRNGLSKFRLDEVAEELALTKPAIYYYFDSKEALLFELLLREWVEAATEVEEAVEETENGVDAVEQLMRTVFDRYRDRLELFVLFFKMGPGGDFEGVIGPEELERIRPINDMLYGGAEKRLRADQRSGDFPGKRDPRRFAFTAHMAVIGLLNMKAIAASADDPLIHGDDELIDDLCTTFRDATLQGGER
- a CDS encoding MAPEG family protein, whose product is MTFDNPVFVTYVIAASLMVLKVMGQGWMTVVRMMKVGGGFLNPEDESKGWTNPKPRPGQLDPDDYVERSRRMHRNDLENIPIFLIAGLLFVLTEPVLWVAQLLFFGFVAARLLHFWAYLTAKPHEVRATFFTIGSLIVIGMAVFTLAYAII
- a CDS encoding MBL fold metallo-hydrolase yields the protein MMITNSETNTSIAEIADGIYRISTPVPPNPALPGGFTFNQFLIVDEEPLLFHTGPRKMFPVVREAIEAVIPVSNLHYLGISHFEADECGAINELLEVAPRAVPLCGAVAKMVSVDDVADREAHGLGDGERLSLGTHSVCWIDTPHLPHGWDCGYLFERKTSTLFCGDLFTQPGAEHPPLTEGDILGPSEAMRDAMDYYAHTRNTKELIAKLAANEPTTLACMHGSSWNGNGSKLLEELAAALD
- a CDS encoding MFS transporter, encoding MTSSLTEDLYAKLVNEEDARVCREISEDACREVPRNFFLLIGSYLLTKLGDSIANPKTTLTWMMDAIGAPVALTGLLVPVRESGSLIPQLVIAAFVRRQPVRKWVWVVGSLLQAAAVLTMGVIAWFLTGVVAGAAVIACLVVFSLARGLSSVAAKDVLGKTIPKTRRGRVNGFSASVAGIATLGIGSALVVVGADDGAPLTFLVLLAGAASLWVVAAALYSRIVEGPGETEGGGNALAEAVGKLAILRDDRPFRTFVIARALLLCSALSAPYYVILARGHDSGVTGQLGFFIIAGGLASSVSAPFWGRLADWSSRTVMVMAALITSALGFIAVAVELFVPGLGAALGFYPAVFFVLMVAHSGVRLGRKTYVVDLAAGNRRTDYVAVSNTVIGVVLLVLGSMGAVAQVFSVPVVILALSVLG